The Plasmodium knowlesi strain H genome assembly, chromosome: 14 region GGACAATAAGACGAAAtatggaataaaaagaacgtTCTCTTTTAGCAGGAAAAGGATGCGCGAAAGTGAACTGAAAAATAgggaatgtgaaaaaaatgaccacAGGGAGAGTAGCATATTCAAGTATACAAAATATGACCAAACAGACGAAACATATCTTAGGGTgctagaaaaaaaggcaaatgaaataaaaaactcgAAAAACTGTTTTAATAAGAGGATAAAGAATGTACGGGCACAAGAAGATGGAGCATCGGAACAACGAATGGACTATACGACGCTGCATTTATTAGCAATCGAATTAAACGCCCTACTGCAAGACTGCGTGGTGGAACACATAACACAGGCAGATCATAAAACAATTGTCTTGCATTTGaataaaaggggagaaaaggatTATTATTTGTATATTTGTTACGATAATGACAATCCAGTAATTTCCTTAggattgaaaataaaaaaactcTTTAACAGATTTATTGACGATGATTATGCACAGAAATTAAATCCCGTGTTGAAATATTCTCTCATttcagatatatatataaagaaaagtTTCGTCAAAATATTATGCATTGATTTtatcttaaaaagaaaaacggatGAAGACATTGATATTGAAGACATCTTTGGTGATGGAGGAAAAGGTGATCTTAGCAACAGTGCAAGAAAAGTAACTCTCCTTTTTGATCTCCACAATAATTCCTGCATCTCCTTTCTTATAAACAAGGTAAATGatgaaattttaatttctccACATAATTATGTAACAGAGAAGGTGATAGACAAATCATACAAAGAAGGACACATTTATAACTTTCCCACAAATCAAGAATGTAAAATAATTCCAAATgagtatgattttttttcctccttttcaaatttgttcaAAGCAAGGAAGGAGcagatttttatttcttccttgttgGATTTGTACGAAGGGCTGAGTTACAACACGGTGCTAAAATTTTTGGACTACTTGAACATTTCCAGAAATGCCAAATTTGAAGATATTGATTCAGGTGTGCTGTTGGATTTCTTCAATAAGACATACATTAAATGGGTCCGCTTTTTAAacttaaaggaaaaagacgaAGCTCTTTCGTTTGACCCCCATTTTGACTACAGTTTGAATTTGTATTCGCCTGTAAAGTTCTTGAAGAAGGGTAAGGTGAGAGATGCTACTTCACAAGGTGTATGCGCCGTTCCAACAATTATGAACAAcggaaaagtggaaaatgaaacagaaGGCTGTAGATTGGAGGATAAGGTGGAAGGAGAACAGAATGACAAACGGGACCACACGAACAATGGACAGAGCAATCGGGACGGTGTAAACAAAAGTGCCCTGCAAGGCAAAGAGACACATTTCGAAACAGTCATCGAGCTGGTTTATTACTACCACGGAAGGGGTCTGTCAGTGAATAAATTTTACACAATTTTGAAATTCTGTAAAGAATtcatcagaaaaaaaatcccgCAGTATGAAGAAATGATCAACCAGTACAAAAACGACCGGGAGGTGTGCGAACGAGCTTACTTGCTtcatgaaaatataaacaagtTGAGCGTGTTCAATCACACCATATCGAAAATGACGGACTGGATTGACAAAAAAACATTTGACGCATTGAAACTAAttgaaaaggaattaaaatgTAATTCTCTCGAagataacagaaaaaaatatgtaaaaaaaatggaagaaaataaagaaaaggaagaaatattaaaaaaaaaaattttaaatgtcGAACCAAATGTAATTAAAAGTTcacaaaatatttataaagGTTCTCtgttaattaaaattaatgaaaCAGATTtgtcttctccatttttgatAATAGGACGAAATAGTaaacagaatgaaaaaatttcgaCCCAAATTTTGAAGTTCAATGATCTGTGGTTTCATGTGCATGAACACCCAGGGGGGCATGTCATCcttcgaaataaaaaaattaatggtcAAATAATTACGGCCGATTTAAATTTGGCGGATATTAAAATAGACGAGGACATAAAGTACGCCGCTAACATGGCAGCCTACTTTTCCAAGGCGCGCAAGATAGACAAAACGCTTGTGTGCTTCACCTTTGGGAAGTATGTTCTTAAGGATAACACCCTCAGCGAGGGTGCAGTGGAGCTTTTGAAGTATCGACTTGTATATGGCAGGTAcgtcttcccccccccaagaGCACGCCCTCATGTaccaatatatatgtgtaaatgCGCATGTGGTGatctgtgtgtgtgtgcatttcCCCTTGAAAAGGTGTAAGCATCCCACGCTATTTTACACGTCTCACCAGTCAGGCATTACCACCCCTCTTGCACAATTTCGAACCTTCACGCGGTGCACTTTTTGGTATACCCGCCTCCCCATATGGAGTAGTTCGTGTTTGTGAGTACTAATATCTATACACATGGGAATACCCAACTTTCCCCGCAGACCGAGCAAAGTATACAGCATCATAAAGGACCTGAACGAGCGAAACAAGGAGATGGAACTttctaagaagaaaaagtgaacaagCCAAGtcgctcccccccccttcactgttccttttcatttccatatGTTACGCCGTATAGCAGCATGTCACGACATGCACCGAActgttctttctttctttctttctttctttttttttttttttttttttttcacttcatttttttgttgctaCTATTGCCATTTTGGTGATAATTTGCCAAGTATTACATCTTTCTCGTTTGAAGAGAAATGAAcgtttcctttcccttccgcGCTTGCATTTCTGTGACTGGTGCCCGGGTCGCCATTTGAACTAGGTGAAGGAAGGAGTCCAAATGGGTAGAGTTCCGGCGAGCGTCAATCGACACTGGGGTGATGTGTACGCGTCCGTGGCGGGTTAAGAATTTTCCCCAatcgcgaaaaaaaaaaaaaaaaaaaaagaaactggCAAAGGGAAGAGCAAAAATGAGGTGAATAAACTGTACAGCCTTGCACCATTTGTACGATTTCAACGTTTGTATCTTTTCAACGTTTGCACCTTGGCAACGTTTGTATCTTGGTAACTTTTTTACCGCATCAATTTCTGCACCACTTCAACGCGCGCCTCCTTTGCGCTTCTGCAACTTCCATACTCAAGATGACGAACTCCAACAGCGCCAAGGGAACCCAAACGCATTTCCGCAGCCTGAAATAATGCCACCCGTTCGCGCCCTACTGAATGTCGCTGTGATAGCTTACACGCTTTTAAATAACGGCTTGTGCGTTCTCACGAGCAGCCGAAGTGGCCAAAGAATTTATCCCGCGCATGAGACCCGCCAGGGAAGGAGCAGGCACCCACGGAGTCACCCACGGAGTCACCTTAAAAGTGCGCACCTGTACACGTATGGATATGTGAATGCCTATCCATGCGGTTTCAGAAAAAACGCGTTTTTACCAAGACACCCGAAAGGAAATGGAAG contains the following coding sequences:
- a CDS encoding FbpA domain protein, putative: MFLLRIGKVLVFLTLFVSCVMNSWLAILSKRLFHQGRGKLNFIADNKTKYGIKRTFSFSRKRMRESELKNRECEKNDHRESSIFKYTKYDQTDETYLRVLEKKANEIKNSKNCFNKRIKNVRAQEDGASEQRMDYTTLHLLAIELNALLQDCVVEHITQADHKTIVLHLNKRGEKDYYLYICYDNDNPVISLGLKIKKLFNRFIDDDYAQKLNPVLKYSLISDIYIKKSFVKILCIDFILKRKTDEDIDIEDIFGDGGKGDLSNSARKVTLLFDLHNNSCISFLINKVNDEILISPHNYVTEKVIDKSYKEGHIYNFPTNQECKIIPNEYDFFSSFSNLFKARKEQIFISSLLDLYEGLSYNTVLKFLDYLNISRNAKFEDIDSGVLLDFFNKTYIKWVRFLNLKEKDEALSFDPHFDYSLNLYSPVKFLKKGKVRDATSQGVCAVPTIMNNGKVENETEGCRLEDKVEGEQNDKRDHTNNGQSNRDGVNKSALQGKETHFETVIELVYYYHGRGLSVNKFYTILKFCKEFIRKKIPQYEEMINQYKNDREVCERAYLLHENINKLSVFNHTISKMTDWIDKKTFDALKLIEKELKCNSLEDNRKKYVKKMEENKEKEEILKKKILNVEPNVIKSSQNIYKGSLLIKINETDLSSPFLIIGRNSKQNEKISTQILKFNDLWFHVHEHPGGHVILRNKKINGQIITADLNLADIKIDEDIKYAANMAAYFSKARKIDKTLVCFTFGKYVLKDNTLSEGAVELLKYRLVYGRPSKVYSIIKDLNERNKEMELSKKKK